In Xenopus laevis strain J_2021 chromosome 2S, Xenopus_laevis_v10.1, whole genome shotgun sequence, a genomic segment contains:
- the endoul2.S gene encoding poly(U)-specific endoribonuclease-D precursor (The RefSeq protein has 1 substitution compared to this genomic sequence): protein MKVYFVFLCLLPSLISGASILPEPRKDVRASASNAEIQSLAEQFYAADTNKAASGDITLNLQYKASSTQTSSGTDFASQKLFNYVNEAKLFARPTFARLVDLLDNYVHTTGTAESVPTAEVNEQNAFIDEIFKTSIITKLSDFFISKGYYSSAASFKTDLKEMWFGLYTRTSGPLDSSGFEHVFHGEIHKGKISGLHNWVRLYLLEKSGQVNYLSYSSDGVWNGYPDIYAFQLKWSTYLKTLGSFFIGSSPEFDIAMYTLCYVTRPDSLCSVKMGGSIFQIQTYTWANSTYGNGKRYVASSYPNI from the exons ATGAAGGTCTATTTTGTTTTCTTGTGCCTTCTGCCCTCTCTGATTTCTGGAGCCAGCATCCTGCCTGAACCTA GGAAGGATGTCCGTGCTTCTGCTTCGAATGCTGAAATTCAGAGTCTGGCTGAGCAGTTCTATGCAGCTGATACAAACAAGGCTGTTAGTGGGGACATTACTCTGAATCTGCAATACAAAGCCTCCAGCACTCAGACGAGCTCAGGAACAGACTTTGCCAGTCAAAA GTTATTTAATTATGTGAATGAAGCCAAACTGTTTGCTCGCCCAACCTTTGCCCGGCTTGTGGATTTGCTTGATAATTATGTCCACACAACAGGCACTGCAGAATCTGTGCCCACGGCTGAAGTAAATGAGCAAAATGCTTTTATAGATGAGATCTTCAAGACCTCAATCATCACCAAACTATCTGACTTCTTCATCTCTAAAG GGTACTACAGCTCAGCTGCCAGCTTTAAGACTGATCTTAAAGAGATGTGGTTTGGTCTGTACACCCGTACCAGTGGCCCGTTGGATTCTTCTGGCTTTGAGCATGTTTTCCATG GTGAAATCCACAAGGGAAAGATATCAGGGCTTCACAACTGGGTGAGGCTTTATCTGCTGGAGAAGTCTGGTCAAGTCAACTATCTGAGCTACAGCTCTGATGGAGTA tggaaTGGTTATCCAGATATTTATGCTTTTCAATTGAAATGGagtacttacctgaaaaccctgGGCTCTTTCTTCATTGGCAGTAGTCCTGAGTTTGATATTGCTATGTACACCCTGTGCTACGTTACCCGCCCTGATAGCCT GTGCTCAGTCAAGATGGGCGGCTCCATTTTCCAAATTCAAACCTACACTTGGGCCAACTCTACTTATGGAAATGGAAAGCGATATGTGGCTTCTTCTTACCCCAATATTTAA